Part of the Zhongshania aliphaticivorans genome, CCCTTGTTGAGGTCGATATTAAGGGTTTCGCCATCTCCTTCGGAATACTCGCCGTATGAGACACCAATACGGCCTGCTTCGGGTTCGTCGCTAAGTACAATATTGATGACACCGGCAATGGCGTCAGAGCCATATTGTGCGGCGGCGCCATCTCGTAATACTTCAATTCGTTTAATGGCGGCTCCTGGCACTGCGTTCATATCAACGCCAGAGGTGCCGCGCCCCACTGACGTGTTAACGTGTATAAGTGCACTGGTATGGCGTCGTTTTCCGTTTATCAATACCAGTGTTTGATCTGGCCCTAAACCGCGTAATGTAGCTGGTCTGAGGGCGTCGGTGCCGTCACTGATTGAAGAGCTGGAAAAGTTAAATGAGGGAGCAAGTGATTGGAGCATTCGGCCAACTTCAGTTTGCCCAGTTTGGCGCAGGGTTTCGGACCCCAGTGAATCAACCGGAACCGGCATGTCGACAGCGGAGCGCCCCGGCTTGCGAGACCCTAATACCACCACTTCTTCAATCTCTTTTACGCTGCCGGAGGTGTTGTCCTCTTGTGCGTAAAGATCACTAGCTACGAGGGACAAAAGACAGATACCAATCGGTAATTGTATGGTTTTAATGTAGCTCATTGAGTTACCCCTTTATAATTTTTATTAGGATTTTCATAGATGATGGTGTTTGGTTTAAAGCTACTCACTATCACCTGTCTCTCAATATAGGGCAGATTTTAGTATTCACAAGCTCACCCCTTTGCTGAGTGACGTTATTGGTTAGCTTGGCGTGGGCATAATAAATCGTGCTGAATGCAGGGCTTGTGTATATTGAGAGGGGGAGGATAACTGTCGCTCAGTTTACAGATATCTAACTTGCGTCAATTTACACTGCGGTACCAGGTCTTGGCATTACAACAATAAGGAAAGTACATGGAACAGAACGTGTTTATTGATATTGGTTTGCCGGTGTCGTTATTTATTATCATGATTGGCATGGGCCTTGGCTTAACTGTTGATGATTTTGTAAAAGAGGCGCGGCATCCTAGGGCTTCAATCGTAGGTAGTATCGGCCAGTTATTGCTGTTGCCGGCACTGGGGTTTTTACTGGCTTGGGGCTTGACCTTACCGCCTGCCATTGCGGTTGGTTTGGTGATATTGGCAGCCTGCCCCGGCGGAGCGACATCCAATGTGATTACTTATTTAGCCAAGGGCAATGTGGCGCTTTCTATCGTTATCACCGCCATTGCAAGTGTTGCCACTATTGTCACTTTGCCGCTGTTGGTTAATCAAGCATTGAGCTGGCAGTTTGGTCGTGCAGCTAATGTAAGTATGCCGGTTGTCGACACAATCGCTATGTTAGTTATTATTGTTTTACTTCCTACCGGTATAGGTATGTTGGTTAGGGCAAAGGCTCCGATGATTGCAGCTAAATCAGAGAAAGCTTTTAATGGTTTTGGCGCAGTGGTGTTGCTCAGTTTGATTGTGCTGATATCTTACGGTTTACGAGACCAGCTTGTGGGGCTATTGGTGCAGGCGGGGCCTGCTTGTTTGCTTCTTAATGTGCTGGGTATTGGTGTCGGCTTGTTGTCTGCACGTCTTTCCGGTGTGCAACGCGCTGATCAGTTGGCGATTGCGGTAGAATTAGGTATTAAAAACAGCACTATTGGGATTCTGCTTGCGACCACAATTCTACATTCGCAGGAAATGGCCATTCCATCTATGGTATATGGTCTGACGATGTATTTATTTGGTGCCGGCTTGGTCGCCTATGGGCGAGCGACGATTGTGTCGAAAAAATCTTAGTGGGTATTGGCAGTAATTAGCCTTTAAAATGTGATTTATCTTTTTTAACTACATGTCTTTTGTTGGGTTTTGTTTAATGTCTCTTTTGTTTCGCAGTAATACACCATCGACTCGCCTTGCTTTAGCCATACTATGTTTGGCTTTAATCACTTTGTTTGCACCGTTAGCCAATGCGGATACTGGCGAAATGAGAGCGGAGTTAGATGTAGCTCATACGCGGCTGATTCAGGTTTTGGAAGAACACGGGACGGTCATTGGGGAAATGCCAGATGCTGATACGATTGAAGAAATGCATGTTTATATTGCTAACCTTCCTGATGATCAAGTAGCAGAGACCTTGGCCGACGTTGTTAGAGCGATTACCGATATAGAAAATGAAATTGAGCGATTAAAGACGGCCTCGCCCGAGGAAAGTGACGCCGCTGACAGTGAGTTGGCGCAGTTGCATGATCAGTTTTACGACATATATTCGACGTGCAGTAATACATTTTTTAAAAATAAAAAAGTCAAACAGCTCTTTAAGAATAGCCCTTGCGATGAATATGAAGAAAAGATTGATTTATGGGTATACGGTGCAGACAGCGAGGAGGAGAAAGTCGACCTTTACCAAGATGGTATTGCTAACCTTTCGAAGATCACTAAACAAGTGACCGGAAAGGGAGCGGAAGAGTTGGTTAAGATTTACGAGAAAATGAAGTCTTTTAATGAAAGTCATACAAGCTTGTCGGCGCTAGTTGTCGAGCGTGAAAGTTTAGAAAAACGTCTGTCCGCTATTGTTGAAAATTTGGATGGCTATCAAAGTAAAGCCGACAATTATAGTGATGACGCAAGTTTGAATTGTCGTGCTGAACAGGTTGATTTTGATTGCGGTAACCGCTGTGAGCGGCGAGTTAGGGATCCTATTTTGGGTACTTACCGTAACAAACCTGATATGGATTGTTTGAATAGTTGTAATTTTCAAGAGAAGAGAGCTATTGCGGATGTAAACGAGCAAATTGATGATTGCATTGATGAGCGCGACTGGGCGAGAGATAAATTAGAGGACATAGAATCGGATTATAATGCTGAGAGGTCACGCGGGATGGCTTTATCTAGTCAGTTCGAACAGGTGAAAGACCAAGTGAAAATGCTTTACGGCCGCAATAAAAATCTGAATATGGAGATAGGTCAATTTCTTGAACAATTGCATCCGCAGGTTTTTGGTATGATGGGCGATGAATTTCAGCATTACAGGATGAACGCGGTGTCTTATTGGGATGAATGATGATGCGTTTATATCAACTGCTTGGATAGTTTAAACTGGCTGTATAGAACGTAGATGTTTAAATCGCCACAAAAAATTTCTGGCTGGCAGCTAAGTTAGCGAATGGCTTGGTTTAGCGTTTAGAGCGATACACCTGTACGGCCCCTCTTTTTTTTGTAAAACAGATTACTTCACGGAATTAACCTATGTCTCATGCCTATCAATTACGTCAGCACTTGGCAAAACAACACTGTCTACGTGCGCCAGGCGTATATGACGGGCTATCGGCATTATTGGCCGAGCAGGCGGGATTCCAGTTGGGCTTTGTGTCGGGAGCGTGTATTGCTTTTGCTCGTCATGGCCGGCCGGATATGGGCTTGGTTTCTATGTCAGAAGTGGCCGATGTGGTCGCGGTGATGCGTGAACGAGTGAGTATGCCTCTGGCGGTCGATATCGACACTGGGTTTGGCAATGCCTTAAATGTTCAGCGCACGGTGCGGGTGCTTGAGCGGGCCGGTGCTTCGGCGCTACAGATTGAAGACCAAGTGATGCCCAAACGCTGTGGTCACATGGCGGGTAAGCAGGTGGTCAATGCAGATGAAATGGTAGGCAAAATCAAAGCGGCTTTAGATGCTCGGCAAGACGCCAATACCGTCATCATTGCACGAACGGATGCGCTAGGCGTTAATGGACTTGACGATGCGCTAGAGCGAGCAGAAAAATATGTGGAGGCGGGTGCCGATGTGCTGTTCATTGAGGCTCCCAAAACGCCTGAACAGATGCAGATTATCTCTCAGCAATTTGCCAGCCGAATTCCCTTGGTACACAACTTAGTTGAAGGCGGCGGCTCGCCAATCGACTCCGCTGATGGCTTGGAGCAACTAGGCTATAAAATTGCATTATACCCCGCAGCCTTACTGCATTTATTTGTACCGCAAGCTCAGGCCTTACTGTCTCATATTAGCCAGCACGGAAGCACTGGCGGTTTTGAGGGCTTAATTGATTTATCGAAAATTAATGATTTGTTGGGCGCGCCTGAATTGCTGCAACAGGGCGAAAAGTATTCAGTTTAGGTTTTTTTGTAGTTCAAATTGTTTTGTGATGGCGGAGAATTTAACGTCCCTGGTGTCAAACACGGCGGCGATCGCCCCCGTTTCTTGCAGCGAACTTGGGGTACCTGTAAGGCAGTTTCCTTTACCGTCCAATAGCCAAATAGTATCGGCAAGTTGTAATGACAGTTCCAGATCATGGCTAGAAAGCACGACAGTGGCTGAATTAGCTACAGCATATTGTTTTAGCATCATCATGCTGGCGACCCGTCCCGGTAAATCAAGAAAGGCGGTTATTTCATCTAGTAGCATGACTCTGGGGGCTTGCGCAACGGCTCTGGCAATCATAACTCGCTGTTTTTCGCCGTCGCTGAGATCGTCCAAATATCGTCCCGCTAAGTTTGAAGCATCGGCTAGCTTCAGCGCTTTTGCTACCAAGTCCCAGTCATGGTGACTAAGCTTTCCGCGCCAGCCTGTGTGCGGCTGCCTGCCCATGGCGACCGCATCATCCACGGTTAAGCCCAAGCCGAATTGGCGGTCAGTTAATACCACGGCAATGTGTCGGGCCCGTTCCACTGGATTCAGGGAGTGAACATTTTGGTCGTGAATTAAAACTTGCCCTGCCTTGGTGTTTTGCAATCCTGCCAGTGTGCGTAATAAGGTGGATTTACCTGCACCATTGCGACCTAGTAGGCAAACAAAGTTCCCCGGTTTAACGGCCATATCGAGGTGTTTTAGCACCGCGTCGTCGACGTCGGGATAACCCACACTGAGCTTATTAAGCTGGATCATGTTTGCCGCCTCACGCTGGAAGAAAATATCAATAGAAAAATAACCACCGGCGCGCCGACAATGCCAAGCACTGCATTAAGGTGCAGGAAGTGAACATCCCAGGGTAGGTGCACCACCAAATCAGCCGCTAAAGCCAAAACCGCCCCCGCCAGCGCAGAGAGGGGTAGCAGGGGGAGTATGTGCGCAGAGCGAGAAATCGCCCTAGCCAAATGGGGCACAATCAGGCCAAGGAAGGTGATGGGGCCACAATAGGCGGTGACCGGCGCCACGAGTAAAACCACCGCCAGCAATGTCATCCGTTGCAGTCGAATAACATCCGTACCTAAGCTGCGGGCGTAGGTCTCTCCCAGTAGCAAGGTGGTTAGGGCTTTGGCATTGATAACCGCTAAAACGATACCTGCGGTAATGGGCAACATCATCATGCCAATGTTGTCGAAGGTTGCGGAGGCAAAGCTACCGTCTGCCCATCCTGAATATACCTTGCCGCCTACTCTGTTAGCAAAATGGATAATCACGCTGACTAGTCCCTGTACTGAAAAGCCCAGCATTAAGCCCACCACCAGTAAAGAAATGGTACTTACACGACGAGACAGGGCCATCATGCCTAAAGCTGACAGTAGCACCCCCAGTCCCGCCGCAAGGGTTAAGCTTATCCCTTCAAAGACTTGAATAAATGCAATCGCTGCCGGGCCGACAAAACCTGCAGCGGCAACGGCCATTGCCACCCCGAGCTGGCCACCGGCGGTCAGCCCCAAAGACCAGGCATCCGCCATGGGGTTGCGAAAAAGCGTTTGCATCAAAACACCCGCAATGCCGAGTGCCGCACCTGCGAGCGCTGCCATAAGGACGCGAGGCAGGCGGATGTCTACGACGATGTGATCAATAATATTACTGCCGGAACTCTCCAGCAACGCGGCGATGACTTTTGGTAGATCAACAGTGACCTGCCCGATACTGAGGGACACCGCCGCCAAGGTGCATAGTAACAGGCCAAGTGCTGCCAACCCCGTGCCGATACGATGGCGATTAATCATAAAAGGGTTTGTCCGGTTGAATGTACATAAAAGAGGTGTCGTCACGTAGCTGTGGGTGGAGCATGTGAACCAGATCTCGGAGTACGCGGTCTGGCCGAATCACCGCGCCTTCGTAATAATCGTAGGCGTCTGCTTGGAGTTTATTCATACCGTCGATGGCGAACACACAGCCGTTGCGAAAGGCGCGAAATTGTTCCAAGGTTTTGCGATCACGAAAGACCTGGGAATGACTATCTCGGAGGATGGCGCAATCCGCATCGGCACCGCGAATGATCAGTTGCTCGGTGGCCAATTTTTGAAACTCATCACGTCTGGGGTCGTCGGGCTCCGCCAAGAGGTTTTGTCCATTGGCATCGCGCAGCAGTGCCGCTTCTGAATTTCGCACCGTGGCCATCCAGCGGCCACTGCCGCTGTACCACGCAGAAATTACATTCTTGCTAGCTTGAGCGGCGGCAGCGGTTTTAAGCGCGTCGACTTTTTCCGCCACCATCGCCACAAATTGCTCTGCGGCTTGGTCTTGCCCGGTCAGTAAGCCTAGCAAGCGGATGTATTCCACCTTACCCATGTAATGGGGTTCGGAATTGATAAACATCGGCAATACCGGCACGCCTAGGTCGCGAATCCGCGCCATTTGACTGCTGTGGCTGAGATCGCCCATGGCCATTAACAGTAGATCTGGTTCCGCAGCCAGCAGAGCATCAAGGATGGGCGGTATGTGCCAGCCATAACCGATCTGCGCTATCTCGCCTGCCAGTACCCGTTTGCGAATCGAGTCGTTGTAGGATTTGGGGCCACCCACGGCAACCAAGCGGTTGTCTTCTTCCAGCGCGGTCAACATGGCTTCAAACGGCGCCAGATTAACTGCAATGCGCTCGACGGGTATGCGAATAAGCTGTGCGTCCGCGAACTCACCTTCCATGGTGGGTACAGGCCTGTCTTTAGGTACCAAGAGAATGCGGGCGCGTTGTTCCGGTCCGGTTGCTTCACTGCCCCAGGTTGCGATGCTGGCCTTCAGGTCTATTATCCACATGCCGTCCTGTTGGACGGCGCTGAAGGTTTTGGCAAAGTTTAAGTTCATTGCCACAGCGTTGTTGTTTCCGGTGTCGGCTGCTGTGTCGACCGCGGGTGAAATAGGGTCGCTATTTTTCTCACAGGCAACCAAAAGCAGGGACAGGCACAGCACCCATCCGCTTATGGACTTTACCATTTGTACTCCACAGAGGCTCTTAGCTCGCGCTCCGGTCCCGGTGTTGCATAAGTGGGTGCAGTTTGATCACCAAAGTAGAAATAATATTCCTCATCTAAGGCATTCAGGGCAGTGAGTTTGAAGGTGATATCAGGCCACCAGACTGGATAGATACTCGCGCCAAGGGTTAATAGATCGTATTGCCCACCATCAACTCGATTATCCTGTGTAATTTGGTAATCGCCATAGTATTCGTAGACTGCACGTAACTCGATCCACGGCGCTAAACGATGATCGTAAGAGAGGTAGTAGGTGTTTTGGGCGACACCTACTGGTGTGGTGCCAGAAAGGTCGATCACCGTGCCCCAACTATTTATGATGTATTCATCCCATTCGGGATCGATATAACTTGCCGATACGGCGAGGCGTGCATCCTGTGTGAGCAGATAAGCTAAAGAAAATTCAAACCCCCGACTTTCATAGCGTTGGCCGTAGCTAATCAGATTGGATGGTTGGCTGAAGTCATCTTCTGCTGCGGGGTTGGGTATTGTTGAGCGGCGGTCTTTTTGAACTGTTTGGAAGATGGCTACTTCCAATTGCAGTCGATTGTCTTCCGTCGCTGTTTTTAGGCCAATTTCATAACTGTCGATGGTCGTTGGCTTATTCTCGGGGCGCGCGTAATTCGCGGGATTCCACTCAAAGATGGGACCGAAGTTGGAGTTAAAGCCTCGACCATAAGAAAAGTAGAGGTTGCCGATGGCGCTATCCCATGCGAGGGCAAAACGGGGCGAGATAGCATCGGTATCGCCGCTTAAGTCACCGCTGGCAGAAGAGCCGGCTACGGGGTCGAATTCTGCATCGCGCTTGAAGGCGTCATAGCGGATGCCCAGCGTTGCAGTGAGTGTATTCGTTAAGCTGATTTCATCTTGAACGAAGATACCCCAAGCGGTATTTTCCACCTCGTTATCACTGAAGGGAAGGTCGACCACAAAGCAAGGGTGGTCTCGGTTGATCACTTGCCCTGTGGCGTAATCCACCTCAATGAGGAAGAAGTTAAAGCCACACTCTGCAGTAAAACCATGTTGGCCAGACCACATATCTAATGCGGAGGAGGTTGCGTGGTCGAAGCTCATGCCTGCCACCACATTATGTCGCTCACTTTGCCAATGTAGACTGCCATCGAAAACCGCTGCGTCCTGTTCTTTTTCGCTGCGAAAGCCGTTGACGGCGTAGACGTTCCGGTCGGGGGCAAAGCCAAACGCATCATAAAAATTCAAATTATTATCACGCTCACTGTGGCGCAATTGCAGTGAGGCAGAAAGGGCAAGATTTGCGTTTAATGAATGGTCGATCTTCAGGGTTCCAAACCATAATTGCTGGTCATCTTTAGGTGTGCCGAAGCCCAAGAATGCCGTTCGTCCACCCGCCACAGGTAGTAAATTGCCCTCATTGTCGAGCGGGATACCGTTTGTGATGCCTTTATCGGATTCATAGTAGTTTAGGTAGGCGGTGATATCAGTCCGGTCGCTAATCGGCATTTCTATTTTGCCAAACAAGTTTAGCTTGCTGTAGCCGCCGCGCTCGCGCCAACCGTCGTATTCGTCAATAGTGGCGTCGAGCAGTACGCCAACGCCACTGTCTAGGCGACGCGTAAGCGATCCCTGTCCCTTGACGTAGCCATTGCTTCCGCCGGTCAGGGACAACTTGTTCTCGTCCCCCTCAACTCGGCGAAGGATGTAGTTTGCCAGCCCGTATACCGCGCCACGCCCATACAGTGTCGAGCCCGGTCCTTTAACAACTTCAACCCGCTCGACAACGCCGTAAGGAATCTGGTCCAGTGGTGCTTCTTCAAAAACGCCAACGTAGGGCACACCATCAATCAAGGCGAGGTAGCCGTCGGTGCCTGAAGAGCCGCGGAACGATACAAACGGAAACACGTCGCCGCCGCCTTCGCCGCGTCGAAAGGAAATTCCAGGTACGCCTCTAAATTCGTCTGTGCCGTAGGTAAAGCCTTGCTCTAATAGCGCTTCCATTTCTTGTACGCTAATTGACACGGGAACGTCCTGACGGTTTTTTTCCGTGCGCGTTGCAGTGACAGTCATGGTCTCCATTTTTTCCGATTCATTTTCGGCGGTGTCACTTGCCAAAACAGAGAGTGGTGATGCCAGAATAAGCATCGTCAGACCTAACCCCCTCAAAACTGCCGACTTCCCTATATAGTGTTTCAAGCCCTTCTCCTGTTGTCATTTTGTTGGTAATTGTTACTTGCCGGAATTTGGTCAACCATTTATGATATGTTATATCATAACGATGTATGGATTCAATTAACATTGAGTTACACAGAAGGCGACTGAACCGCTATGGCGTTACCGAAAGACATTCCTGCAACACCGTATATGAATGAGCAGCAACTGGCGTTTTTTTCCAGTCACTT contains:
- a CDS encoding ABC transporter ATP-binding protein, whose amino-acid sequence is MIQLNKLSVGYPDVDDAVLKHLDMAVKPGNFVCLLGRNGAGKSTLLRTLAGLQNTKAGQVLIHDQNVHSLNPVERARHIAVVLTDRQFGLGLTVDDAVAMGRQPHTGWRGKLSHHDWDLVAKALKLADASNLAGRYLDDLSDGEKQRVMIARAVAQAPRVMLLDEITAFLDLPGRVASMMMLKQYAVANSATVVLSSHDLELSLQLADTIWLLDGKGNCLTGTPSSLQETGAIAAVFDTRDVKFSAITKQFELQKNLN
- a CDS encoding bile acid:sodium symporter family protein, whose translation is MEQNVFIDIGLPVSLFIIMIGMGLGLTVDDFVKEARHPRASIVGSIGQLLLLPALGFLLAWGLTLPPAIAVGLVILAACPGGATSNVITYLAKGNVALSIVITAIASVATIVTLPLLVNQALSWQFGRAANVSMPVVDTIAMLVIIVLLPTGIGMLVRAKAPMIAAKSEKAFNGFGAVVLLSLIVLISYGLRDQLVGLLVQAGPACLLLNVLGIGVGLLSARLSGVQRADQLAIAVELGIKNSTIGILLATTILHSQEMAIPSMVYGLTMYLFGAGLVAYGRATIVSKKS
- a CDS encoding FecCD family ABC transporter permease is translated as MINRHRIGTGLAALGLLLCTLAAVSLSIGQVTVDLPKVIAALLESSGSNIIDHIVVDIRLPRVLMAALAGAALGIAGVLMQTLFRNPMADAWSLGLTAGGQLGVAMAVAAAGFVGPAAIAFIQVFEGISLTLAAGLGVLLSALGMMALSRRVSTISLLVVGLMLGFSVQGLVSVIIHFANRVGGKVYSGWADGSFASATFDNIGMMMLPITAGIVLAVINAKALTTLLLGETYARSLGTDVIRLQRMTLLAVVLLVAPVTAYCGPITFLGLIVPHLARAISRSAHILPLLPLSALAGAVLALAADLVVHLPWDVHFLHLNAVLGIVGAPVVIFLLIFSSSVRRQT
- a CDS encoding ABC transporter substrate-binding protein; this translates as MVKSISGWVLCLSLLLVACEKNSDPISPAVDTAADTGNNNAVAMNLNFAKTFSAVQQDGMWIIDLKASIATWGSEATGPEQRARILLVPKDRPVPTMEGEFADAQLIRIPVERIAVNLAPFEAMLTALEEDNRLVAVGGPKSYNDSIRKRVLAGEIAQIGYGWHIPPILDALLAAEPDLLLMAMGDLSHSSQMARIRDLGVPVLPMFINSEPHYMGKVEYIRLLGLLTGQDQAAEQFVAMVAEKVDALKTAAAAQASKNVISAWYSGSGRWMATVRNSEAALLRDANGQNLLAEPDDPRRDEFQKLATEQLIIRGADADCAILRDSHSQVFRDRKTLEQFRAFRNGCVFAIDGMNKLQADAYDYYEGAVIRPDRVLRDLVHMLHPQLRDDTSFMYIQPDKPFYD
- a CDS encoding TonB-dependent receptor, whose protein sequence is MKHYIGKSAVLRGLGLTMLILASPLSVLASDTAENESEKMETMTVTATRTEKNRQDVPVSISVQEMEALLEQGFTYGTDEFRGVPGISFRRGEGGGDVFPFVSFRGSSGTDGYLALIDGVPYVGVFEEAPLDQIPYGVVERVEVVKGPGSTLYGRGAVYGLANYILRRVEGDENKLSLTGGSNGYVKGQGSLTRRLDSGVGVLLDATIDEYDGWRERGGYSKLNLFGKIEMPISDRTDITAYLNYYESDKGITNGIPLDNEGNLLPVAGGRTAFLGFGTPKDDQQLWFGTLKIDHSLNANLALSASLQLRHSERDNNLNFYDAFGFAPDRNVYAVNGFRSEKEQDAAVFDGSLHWQSERHNVVAGMSFDHATSSALDMWSGQHGFTAECGFNFFLIEVDYATGQVINRDHPCFVVDLPFSDNEVENTAWGIFVQDEISLTNTLTATLGIRYDAFKRDAEFDPVAGSSASGDLSGDTDAISPRFALAWDSAIGNLYFSYGRGFNSNFGPIFEWNPANYARPENKPTTIDSYEIGLKTATEDNRLQLEVAIFQTVQKDRRSTIPNPAAEDDFSQPSNLISYGQRYESRGFEFSLAYLLTQDARLAVSASYIDPEWDEYIINSWGTVIDLSGTTPVGVAQNTYYLSYDHRLAPWIELRAVYEYYGDYQITQDNRVDGGQYDLLTLGASIYPVWWPDITFKLTALNALDEEYYFYFGDQTAPTYATPGPERELRASVEYKW
- a CDS encoding isocitrate lyase/PEP mutase family protein, which produces MSHAYQLRQHLAKQHCLRAPGVYDGLSALLAEQAGFQLGFVSGACIAFARHGRPDMGLVSMSEVADVVAVMRERVSMPLAVDIDTGFGNALNVQRTVRVLERAGASALQIEDQVMPKRCGHMAGKQVVNADEMVGKIKAALDARQDANTVIIARTDALGVNGLDDALERAEKYVEAGADVLFIEAPKTPEQMQIISQQFASRIPLVHNLVEGGGSPIDSADGLEQLGYKIALYPAALLHLFVPQAQALLSHISQHGSTGGFEGLIDLSKINDLLGAPELLQQGEKYSV